The Shinella zoogloeoides genome contains the following window.
TGCGGCGCCATCCGCTTTACCACCGGGGCCGCGCCGCTCGGCACGGGCGCCTGCCACTGCACCAACTGCCAGAAATTCTCGGGCGGCGGGCCGAACTACGTCGCGCTTCTGCCGAAGGGCGCGCTCAGCGTCGCGCGTGGCGCGCCAAAACTGTTCTGCGACCGGGGAGACAGCGGCGGCGCGGTGCAGCGCGCCTTCTGCCCCGATTGCGGAACCCCGCTCTGGAGCATCCCCGAGAGCGCGCCCTTCATGACCGTCAAGGTCGGGGCCTTCGACGACAGCGCGGATCTGGGGCCCATGCTCCACATCTATTGCGTATCGGCGCCCGCCTGGCATCCCATTCCCGAGGGGATGGCACGGTTCGATAAAATGCCGCCGCCGCATACAGCGCCGGCCTGATCGCTCGGCCCGGGCGGACGGTACATCCGCCCGCCCGCCACAGCGTCTGGGCGGCCCCCACGAAATGAACACAACCCTTAATTATATATTTCTAATTTTAATCGGTACTTAAATAAAATCCTCTTACCCTCGTCCTGTCCAGATCTCCAGAACGGCAGGCCTCTCCATGCAGATATCGACGAAACTCGGTGCAGTGACGCTCTTCCTGACGCTGCTGCTCGCCGGCGCCATCTCCTCGACCTACCTGGTCCTCAACACCATGTCCGCCTCGATGAACACGATTGTCATCGACCGGCTGATCCCCGCCGCGCATCTGAAGAAGGTGGGCGATCTCTACGCGGTGAACATCGTCGATACGGCCCACAAGGTGCGGAGCGGCGCGCTCTCCTGGGAAGAAGGGCACCGGCTGAACACGGAGGCGGTGGCGACGATCCAAAAGCTCTGGAGCGATTATACCGCAACCTACCTTACCGATGAGGAGCGCGCGCTCGCCAGCCAGATGACCGCCGAGATGCAGAAGCAGGCCGACAGCATCGGCCAACTGCTGGCCATCATGAAGGCGCAGGACAAGGCCGCGCTCGACACCTATGTGGAAACGCGGCTCTACCCCACCATCGACCCGATCGGGACCTATGTGGCGTCGCTGATCGACCTGCAGACCCGCGTCGGCGAAGAGGAATTCGCCAAGGCGAGCGCCAGCAAGCAGTTCAACCTCGTTTTGCTCGCGGTCTTCGGTATCGTCGCACTCGCCGTCTCGGCCCTCTCCTTCTGGATCATCATCGCCGGTGTCTCGCGCCCGCTGACCGCCATCACGACGATCATGCAGTCGCTTGCCGGTGGCATGACGGATTTCACGGTGCCGTTCCGCACCCGCAAGGACGAGATCGGCAGCATTGCCGGCGCGGTGGAGATATTCCGCCAGTCGGCCATCGAAAAGCGCATGCTGGAAAAGGAAGCCGAAGCTGCCCGCCTTCAGGCCGAAGCCGACCGGGTACGCCTGCAGGAAGAGG
Protein-coding sequences here:
- a CDS encoding GFA family protein gives rise to the protein MNREGGCACGAIRFTTGAAPLGTGACHCTNCQKFSGGGPNYVALLPKGALSVARGAPKLFCDRGDSGGAVQRAFCPDCGTPLWSIPESAPFMTVKVGAFDDSADLGPMLHIYCVSAPAWHPIPEGMARFDKMPPPHTAPA